GGGCGCAATGCATTGCCTTCAGGCACCGTTGGGTCGGGGAAGTCCTCCGCCGGGTCCGAACGCATACCCAGCCGCTCCATCAATGCCCGTGATGGGGTATTGATGCTGGAGGTGTAGCCGATGACTTGCCTTAATCCAAGCGTCGACCAGGCGTGCTCCAGGCATGCGCTGGCCGCCTCGAATGCGTAGCCCTGCCGCCAGTGGCTGCGTCCGAGGATCCAGCCGATTTCGACCTGCGGGCCGCCCGGGATCTCATCCCCGGTCAGGGACAGCCCAAGCCCACCGACCAATGCGCCATCGGCCTTGCGCTCGACGGCGACGAAACCGAACCCGTGGACCTGCAGATGTTGATCGCAGTCCGCGAGCATCGACCGGGTTTGATTGGAAGACAGTATCGCAGGGTAGTAGTAGCGCCTGACTTCGGGGTCGGCATTGACGAGGGCAAAGGCCTCGATGTCCCGATCGGCCCAGGGGCGCAGGACAAGACGCGGTGTTTCGATGAACATGGGTAAACTAAAACTCCCTTCTACCAGGCACTCCTCGCAACAAGGAGGTTGCCATGCCACGACTGGATCTTGAGTCAATAGCGAAGGTTTGCCCCACGCGTGGAAATCCACCGTGCTGGGATAGGTGGGGTGTTCGAACATCAAGGTGCTGCGCATGGACCAGATGCCCGTCGAGGCAGAGGTGCATGACTACACCGAGGGGTTGCTGGTCATTTCGCAGAGCAGCGTTGCCGAGCGCTGATCCGCTCTCTCGTTGACCTCATACGATCCAACCATCCCATCAGAACTCCCCTGGCCGGCAAAGACTGAATCATATTCGATACCCGGCTGCTGGGTCGATGTTGCCGTGGCGTGCAGGCACAAGCGCCAGTTCAGGGGCCGTATCCCCAGGAATGGGGATCAGGCACCGGCCTGGAGAAACACAAAAACCGCCACCACATCCAAAGCCAGCACGGCAGCCACGACGAAGCTCATGAAATCGAAATCATTCTGGAACATGTCCGCTCTCCCCGCATGATCGCTTTCCTGGGTTCAAGCAACTCCCATTCCAGCCTGCCCGCGCCGGGGCCATGTCCATTGGTCAGGCGAGACGGGCGTTTCGGGCAAACAGGCGTTTACTGATGATCATGCCCCTGGCTCGCGCAAGGATGCCCATCAAGGTGTGCCCCCATGAGACGCATCCAGAAGATCATCCAGCAGCGCCGTCGGCAGCTGCATGTCCACATTCCGCCCAGCGAATTGAAGGGAATGCAGTGTGGCGATGGGCCCAGCGCGGCGAAACCGCTGCCACCGCGAGAGGTTCGTCAGGCAGGAATGAGAAGAACCGCACTCGAAGGGGCAGCCACTGACTGAGCAGGCCCTGCCCGAACCGTCAGCGAGCGCCAGCCGGATGCTGCGCGCTGCACTTGCCGTTGGAAGGCTCAGCCAATGACTGGCCCATGATCAGAGGTTGCAGGTGTATTGATACTCAAAGGGAAAGAAAACGGTGTCCACCACCAGGGAAAACGGCGCATCAATCAGTAAAAAAGGGATCAGCTTGCCTTTGGAGGTGCCGACCAGCCACCAATCGAACCTGAGGCCGATGTAGGGGCATCGGTGCTTGTCATAATCCATGCGCATGGCGGTAGCCATGCACCCACTCAAGCTGGCGATCAGCACCAGTAAAATCGCCTTGCAAATCACGTAACGTCCTTTTTGCTTCCTTGCACAGACCTCTATAGACGCCGTTGCGTGGCGTGGGTCACCCGCTGGCGCCGATGGTGAAGAGGCTGAGTGAACTGGGATCAGGAGAGCCCCATGCAACTGTCGTCACACCTACGCGACAATAGCCGCAATGTCTGGCCTCAACTCCCGCATTTATCACCCAACAGCTGGGTTACAGCGTGCGCATGCTGCTGTCGACGCATGCGCGTTGGCTCAACTCAAGCTCCGACTGGAACGAGCTGGACACGCTCAGGATTGGTATCAGATCGGTATCAGCTGAAAATCCAGCCACGTAAGTTACTGATAGGTAAGCGCTTTGATCTCCACCGCTAATATCACCATGCGCTATACGATGGGATTTGGCGGGTGGGGATGTGTCGATTTTGTTGGGCCAAATCCCCCTCAATCCCCTACCGGAACGCATCCGCTGGTTCGCAAATTGGTCCGAATCTGGTCCGAGATGCCCCATGCCGAATGTGCATAAGGCTTTCTAGGCTCTGTACGAAAAGTAATGTCGTAAACACCGCCGCCAGCAAGCCAGCGTGAGCATCGCAGCGAAGCTTTCCGCTAGCTTGCAATAGCGTGTACCCAGGCGGCGGTGCTCCTTCAACCAACCAAATAGGCGTTCGATAGCGTTCCGCTGCCGATACTTGGGCTTGTCAAATAGCCACGGCAAGCCCGGCTTCGGCTTGCGTTTCATGTCACGCAGCGGAATCACCGGCTGCATCCGATAGCGGTCGCAGTATTGCCGCAAGGATTCTGCGTCATAGCCTTTGTCGGCCAGGAGCCAGCGGCAGCGCTTGCGTGGCCTACCTCGATTCGAAGGGATGTGGACACCGTCCAGCAGGCGCTGAGCATGGGAGATGTCGCTGGCATTACCACCAGAGAGCGTGAAGTGGAGTGGGATGCCACGGGCGTCACTGACCATGTGAATTTTCGTCGTCAACCCGCCCCGGCTTCGTCCAAGTGCGTGGTCCGTTGGTTCTTCAGCCCCCCTTTTTTGCCTGCTCCGGCAGAGGCTCGGGTGGCCCTCACGGCGGTTGAGTCGATGCACCAGGTGGTCAAGTCAATCTGGCCCTGTGCATTGAGTTTGAGGTGTAACCGCTTGAGCATTTTGTTGAAGGTTCCTTGGTTTCGCCAGTCTCGAAATCGTTGATAGACCGTCGACCACGGCCCGAATCGTTCAGGCATGTCCCGCCAGGTTGCGCCTGAGCACAGCACCCACAACACGCCGTTGAGCATCAAGCGATCATCGACTCTTGGGCGTCCTGTACGTCGATGTGCGGTGAAGAGGTCCGCGACTATTTCCCATTCTGCATCGGAAAGTTCGTATCGCTTGGACATGGCAGAATCCTTCGCCTAAAAAGCGAGAACTCTACGGAAAATCAGGCCGCCAGAGACTCCGGTGAGGTTTCAAAGGTTTTCATACAGAACCTAGGGCCTTCGAAGACAGCCACCTCCGCGACAAGCATGGTAGCGAGGCGCCGACTTTCATTGTCGAGAAAGGCACGGGCTACTCGTTCACCTCCGAATACTGGCACCTCTATGCCGATGCCAACGAGGGGGTGGACAAGTATTCCTGTCAGGTGCAGATGGCGTTCACTGGTGAAGGTGAGTGCTACTCCCTGCGTGTTGGCGAAACCGACATGAAGAAGTCGCTGATTCTTGGCAGCGCGTACGGCGCCGAGGCCTTGGTACTGAACCTGTACACGGGCGGCACCAAGGTTGAATACGAGCAGATGTACGTTGGTAACATCCGCTACAGCGAAGAAGCCTACGACTGACTTCACTGCACAGCCGGCAGCGCTTTAGGAGTCCGCACCCTTTACCTGGCAGACCCCGTTGGCTCGGTTCTTACCGGTATATGAAACATCAGGCGAGCCATCCGGGTTGATCGACAGCGAGATAGTCACATCGCTGCCCTTGGCTTCGAAGTAGTTGTCGTTGAACTTCTTCAGCTTTGCTTCCTTGCCATTGATGTAGATCGGGCCGCCCTTGTCGGCGTGAACCTCGATGTTTCCTGGGCATGTGGCGTTCACCAGCGGAATACCGGCTTGGGCCGCGCCAGACACCACCAACAATGTCCCCAACACTAATCTCTTCATCTCACACTCCTTGGTGGATTGACCGAGAAGGAAGCAATAGCCCAATTTGGAGCTGCCCACCAGTACCTCAACGATTATCGTGCAGCTCAGGCGGCCATGCGCTGAAGAAGATGTAGACGCCTGGTCCACCGATCCAGGCCCAGCTGATGCTTGGCCACACTACCGCCGCAGCGATCCAAGCGACGATCAGAGTTGCCCCAGTGCGCCGCCGGCGCCTTGGAGTGAGCCACTCCTGCAAAGCCTTATGCCTCTCCCGCAACCCCATTACCACGCTCCTTGTTTGGTAAGCGGCGAAGCATACCACTCGCTTAACTGAGCCACATACGGCGTTGCCCGCCAGCGCCTTCCCCTATTCAACGATAACGCCGACCCAGAGGAGATGACCATGCCAACAGAAAACCGATCCAGCAACATGCACAGGGCAAGCTGCGCGCCCCTAGAGGACGGCTCGATTGCCAGATCTGTATTACAGGAAAGGTCTGAGCAGGGATCGAGGCTGAAAGTCGCAGATCCTCTGCGACTTCGGATCAACCTGACAACGGAGCTTGAGCTTTCTGGCTGAGGAAGATGACCCAAGCGTCATATGACTTCTGGTGCCAGGCCACCGCATCGTCCCAAGGGACGCCTTTAATCTCGCCGCTAGAAACCAGGTACCTGAGCCTGGAACTTGAGGCATCCAGTTCGAGGAGGTGCCGATGAGCCATGTATCGAAAATCATCATTGCTTAGCATTGGACTGATGTCCTAAAGGGCTGGCCCGAGAATACGTGCCGATGTCCCTGCGCCGTCATTGTGACACTAAATTGAAGCGATCACTTAGGGAATCCGTACGGAGCACATTTGTACTCCATCCAACTGTACCTCTCTCCCTCTACTTTGCGAGTCGCGATCCCTTCCTCGGCAAGGGTTGTCTCGCTTGAACGGGTATCGCCGGAAAGGTGGTTGCAACCCATTCCTTCGCATGCTGCAGCGCCCATGCCATTGCCGCACTCATGGTCTGCCCCTTGCAGTCTGCATAGCTCTCTTCGACCAGCATTTCACCCTTCTCTTTGTAGATACCAAAGAAGAGCTGGGTAGCCCCGAGAGGCGAAGTGCGCACTTGTACATTGATCAGGGTGCCGCAGGACAGACGCTCATCGCAGTTGCGGAAATGCAGCTGCGGATCGGCCCAATCCCAGTACACCTTCCCGCGATTACGCATGGTCGGGCCTTCGAGAAGAATGGAAGAAAGTTGACGTAACAGTCAGCGTATAGAGCTTCCTCAGCTTATCCAGAAATAAATTGAATCGGTTACGAACTTTCACAACTGCCGCGATATGGCGGCCAAGGAATCGTCATGTCTGAAATACTCAAACTGGAGCGCGGCCGCACCTATCGCGGCAAGAAGCCCGCATGCGTGCGCAGCTGCGGCTTGGTGAACGATCGCACCGTTATCTATATCGGCGTGGACAAGGTCCAGTACGACGGACCATCAGTGGCCCCTGGGCGCCACTATCCGCGCATGCCGATAGACAGGTTCCTACAGTGGGCCGGTCGCGATGTGACCGACGAACTGCCGCCAGGGGAATACGCATCCTGGCCACCAGCAAAGCAGGCAGCATCTGGAAGGCGCCGCAATGAGCGCAAGGATCGTCTGCCAGTTCAGTTGCGGCGCCGCTTCGGCGGTGGCCACCAAGCTGGCCTTGGCAGAGTACGGCAGCACGCACGACGTGCAGATCATCAA
This window of the Pseudomonas mosselii genome carries:
- a CDS encoding YceK/YidQ family lipoprotein, whose translation is MICKAILLVLIASLSGCMATAMRMDYDKHRCPYIGLRFDWWLVGTSKGKLIPFLLIDAPFSLVVDTVFFPFEYQYTCNL
- a CDS encoding GNAT family N-acetyltransferase, which produces MFIETPRLVLRPWADRDIEAFALVNADPEVRRYYYPAILSSNQTRSMLADCDQHLQVHGFGFVAVERKADGALVGGLGLSLTGDEIPGGPQVEIGWILGRSHWRQGYAFEAASACLEHAWSTLGLRQVIGYTSSINTPSRALMERLGMRSDPAEDFPDPTVPEGNALRPHVLYRIDKPT
- a CDS encoding IS5 family transposase (programmed frameshift) codes for the protein MSKRYELSDAEWEIVADLFTAHRRTGRPRVDDRLMLNGVLWVLCSGATWRDMPERFGPWSTVYQRFRDWRNQGTFNKMLKRLHLKLNAQGQIDLTTWCIDSTAVRATRASAGAGKRGAEEPTDHALGRSRGGLTTKIHMVSDARGIPLHFTLSGGNASDISHAQRLLDGVHIPSNRGRPRKRCRWLLADKGYDAESLRQYCDRYRMQPVIPLRDMKRKPKPGLPWLFDKPKYRQRNAIERLFGWLKEHRRLGTRYCKLAESFAAMLTLACWRRCLRHYFSYRA